From one Streptomyces sp. CA-210063 genomic stretch:
- a CDS encoding SDR family NAD(P)-dependent oxidoreductase, with product MATAAPSAASRIAVVTGASSGIGAATARQLAAAGYRVVLTARRKDRIEALAEEINNGGGQATAYALDVTDRAAVDEFASAFRTIGVLVNNAGGALGADPVATGDPADWRSMYETNVIGTLHVTQALLPALTASGDGTVVVVSSTAGHGTYEGGAGYVAAKHGAHVLAETLRLEIVGTPVRVIEIAPGMVKTDEFALTRFGGDADRAASVYEGVAEPLTADDVADTITWAVTRPSHVNVDLLVLRPRAQASNTKVHREL from the coding sequence ATGGCCACCGCCGCACCGTCCGCCGCCTCCCGTATCGCCGTCGTGACCGGGGCGAGCAGCGGGATCGGCGCCGCCACGGCCCGGCAGCTCGCAGCGGCGGGGTACCGGGTCGTGCTGACCGCCCGCCGCAAGGACCGTATCGAGGCGCTGGCCGAGGAGATCAACAACGGTGGCGGGCAGGCCACGGCGTACGCCCTGGACGTCACGGACCGCGCGGCGGTGGACGAGTTCGCGTCCGCGTTCCGGACGATCGGTGTGCTGGTCAACAACGCGGGCGGCGCGCTCGGCGCCGACCCGGTGGCGACCGGCGACCCGGCCGACTGGCGCTCGATGTACGAGACGAACGTCATCGGCACGCTCCACGTCACCCAGGCCCTGCTGCCCGCGCTGACCGCGAGCGGTGACGGCACGGTGGTCGTGGTGTCGTCGACGGCCGGGCACGGGACGTACGAGGGCGGCGCGGGCTATGTCGCCGCCAAGCACGGCGCGCACGTCCTCGCCGAGACGCTGCGGCTGGAGATCGTCGGCACGCCGGTCCGGGTCATCGAGATCGCGCCCGGCATGGTGAAGACGGACGAGTTCGCGCTGACCCGCTTCGGCGGTGACGCGGACCGGGCGGCGAGTGTCTACGAGGGTGTGGCCGAGCCCCTGACCGCCGACGATGTCGCCGACACGATCACCTGGGCGGTCACCCGGCCCTCCCACGTCAACGTCGACCTGCTCGTCCTGCGCCCCCGCGCCCAGGCCTCCAACACCAAGGTCCACCGGGAGCTGTGA
- a CDS encoding ester cyclase codes for MGQARDVMDRLTDAVTTHPDLKALAALYAEDAVAVTPDGGEIRGRDNIVEYWRQMTEAIPEGTFETVHAYEAGDTAIDEGFFSGKNTGPIQLPSGETLPATQKDIKIRGVDFATVKDGQIVEYRLYFDEMEFLGQLGLLPEEPSSESS; via the coding sequence ATGGGACAGGCACGTGACGTCATGGACCGGCTCACGGACGCGGTGACCACACACCCGGACCTGAAGGCCCTCGCCGCGCTGTACGCCGAGGACGCGGTCGCGGTCACCCCCGACGGCGGCGAGATCCGCGGGCGCGACAACATCGTCGAGTACTGGCGCCAGATGACGGAAGCGATCCCCGAGGGGACGTTCGAGACGGTGCACGCGTACGAGGCCGGCGACACGGCCATCGACGAAGGCTTCTTCAGCGGAAAGAACACCGGGCCGATCCAGCTGCCCTCCGGGGAGACCCTCCCCGCGACGCAGAAGGACATCAAGATCCGCGGCGTGGACTTCGCCACCGTCAAGGACGGCCAGATCGTCGAATACCGGCTCTACTTCGACGAGATGGAGTTCCTGGGCCAACTGGGCCTGCTGCCCGAGGAGCCCTCCTCCGAGAGCTCCTGA
- a CDS encoding YnfA family protein, which translates to MVIVRSAALFVLAALFEIGGAWLVWQGVREHRGWAWIGAGVVALGAYGFVATFQPDAHFGRILAAYGGVFVAGSIAWGMVADGYRPDRWDVTGALICLAGMAVIMYAPRGS; encoded by the coding sequence ATGGTGATCGTCCGCTCCGCCGCTCTGTTCGTGCTGGCCGCGCTGTTCGAGATCGGTGGGGCCTGGCTGGTGTGGCAGGGGGTGCGGGAGCACCGGGGGTGGGCGTGGATCGGGGCGGGGGTCGTCGCGCTGGGGGCGTACGGGTTCGTGGCGACGTTCCAGCCGGACGCGCACTTCGGGCGGATTCTGGCGGCGTACGGCGGGGTGTTCGTGGCCGGGTCGATCGCCTGGGGGATGGTCGCGGACGGCTATCGGCCCGACCGCTGGGATGTGACGGGCGCGCTGATCTGCCTCGCGGGCATGGCGGTGATCATGTACGCGCCGCGGGGGAGTTAG
- a CDS encoding RtcB family protein, with the protein MSYVEIPGAKVPIRMWTDPASVEEGALQQLRNVATLPWIKGLAVMPDVHYGKGATVGSVIAMRGAVCPAAVGVDIGCGMSAVKTSLTANDLPGDLSRLRSKVEQAIPVGRGMHDDPVDPGRLHGFAAGGWDGFWGRFDGVAEAVKFRHDRAEKQMGTLGGGNHFVEICTDSTGSIWLMLHSGSRNIGKELAEHHIGIAQKLPHNQGLVDRDLAVFVADTPQMAAYRNDLFWAQEYAKYNRTIMMALLKDVVRKEFKKAKPTFEPEISAHHNYVAEERYDGMDLLVTRKGAIRAGSGEYGIIPGSMGTGSYIVKGLGNEKSFNSASHGAGRRMSRTAAKRRFSTKDLEEQTRGVECRKDSGVVDEIPGAYKPIEQVIDQQRDLVQVVAKLKQVVCVKG; encoded by the coding sequence ATGTCGTACGTCGAGATACCGGGCGCGAAGGTACCCATCCGCATGTGGACCGATCCCGCGTCGGTCGAGGAGGGTGCCCTGCAGCAGCTCCGCAACGTGGCGACCCTCCCCTGGATCAAGGGCCTGGCCGTGATGCCGGACGTGCATTACGGGAAGGGGGCGACGGTCGGGTCGGTCATCGCGATGCGGGGGGCGGTGTGTCCCGCGGCGGTGGGTGTCGACATCGGGTGCGGGATGTCGGCGGTGAAGACGTCGCTGACGGCGAATGACCTGCCGGGGGATCTGTCCCGGCTGCGGTCGAAGGTCGAGCAGGCGATTCCGGTGGGGCGGGGGATGCATGACGATCCCGTGGATCCGGGGCGGCTGCACGGGTTCGCCGCCGGGGGATGGGACGGGTTCTGGGGGCGGTTCGACGGGGTCGCGGAAGCGGTCAAGTTCCGTCACGACCGGGCGGAGAAGCAGATGGGAACGCTGGGCGGGGGGAACCACTTTGTCGAAATCTGCACGGATTCGACCGGTTCCATCTGGCTCATGCTGCACTCCGGTTCCCGGAACATCGGCAAGGAGCTGGCGGAGCACCACATCGGCATCGCCCAGAAGCTCCCGCACAACCAGGGTCTGGTCGACCGTGACCTCGCCGTCTTCGTCGCGGACACCCCGCAGATGGCGGCGTACCGCAACGACCTGTTCTGGGCGCAGGAGTACGCGAAGTACAACCGCACGATCATGATGGCGCTTCTCAAGGACGTCGTCCGCAAGGAGTTCAAGAAGGCGAAGCCGACCTTCGAGCCCGAGATCAGCGCGCACCACAACTACGTCGCCGAGGAGCGTTACGACGGCATGGACCTCCTGGTGACCCGTAAGGGCGCGATCCGTGCGGGCTCCGGCGAGTACGGGATCATCCCCGGCTCCATGGGCACGGGCTCGTACATCGTGAAGGGCCTCGGGAACGAGAAGTCCTTCAACTCCGCTTCGCACGGCGCCGGTCGGCGGATGAGCCGCACCGCGGCGAAGCGTCGCTTCTCGACGAAGGACCTGGAGGAACAGACGCGGGGTGTGGAGTGCCGCAAGGACTCCGGCGTCGTGGACGAGATCCCGGGCGCGTACAAGCCGATCGAGCAGGTCATCGACCAGCAGCGGGACTTGGTGCAGGTGGTGGCGAAGCTGAAGCAGGTCGTCTGCGTGAAGGGCTGA
- a CDS encoding DUF3558 domain-containing protein: MQRKAYVPGVAVLLAALLAACTGSDDTSSTDDPRPGEATATATVAQPGRYDTLPEPCGSVDHGTLDSLLPGIKQLTDATQREQAYEGEATQTYDTDAKAGCRWKVESADATHYVFVDFERVVSWENAVSDDSRAQEVYGGKVEAADLPEPSPSATTSASPTGSATGSPSPSAASGSSASSASPDSPDSSDSSNSSGSSNPSPTATASGTPTSLLPRTLDGLGDEAFIDDALGTSKQRTVTVVFRTSNVIVTVEYEEQPATTTVVPDSEEMQDRAWNLARRLADSFDD; encoded by the coding sequence GTGCAGCGGAAGGCGTACGTACCCGGCGTCGCCGTGCTCCTCGCGGCACTGCTGGCCGCGTGCACGGGGTCGGACGACACCAGCTCGACCGACGACCCCCGACCGGGCGAGGCCACCGCGACGGCCACCGTCGCCCAGCCCGGCCGCTACGACACGCTCCCCGAACCCTGCGGCTCCGTCGACCACGGCACCCTCGACTCCCTCCTCCCGGGCATCAAGCAACTCACCGACGCGACCCAGCGCGAGCAGGCGTACGAGGGCGAGGCGACGCAGACGTACGACACGGACGCCAAGGCCGGCTGCCGTTGGAAGGTGGAGTCCGCGGACGCCACCCACTACGTGTTCGTCGACTTCGAGCGTGTCGTGTCGTGGGAGAACGCGGTCAGCGACGACAGCAGGGCGCAGGAGGTGTACGGGGGCAAGGTGGAGGCGGCTGACCTTCCGGAGCCGTCGCCGAGCGCGACCACCTCCGCCAGTCCCACCGGTTCCGCTACCGGCTCGCCTTCACCCTCCGCCGCCTCCGGTTCCTCCGCCTCCTCCGCTTCCCCCGACTCGCCCGATTCATCCGACTCGTCCAACTCATCCGGTTCCTCCAACCCCTCGCCCACGGCGACCGCGTCCGGCACCCCGACCTCCCTCCTGCCCCGCACGCTCGACGGTCTCGGGGACGAGGCGTTCATCGACGACGCGCTCGGGACGAGCAAGCAGCGGACGGTGACTGTGGTGTTCCGCACGTCGAATGTGATCGTGACGGTGGAGTACGAGGAGCAGCCGGCGACCACGACGGTGGTGCCGGACAGTGAGGAAATGCAGGACAGGGCCTGGAATCTGGCGAGGCGGCTGGCCGACTCGTTCGACGACTGA